The following proteins are encoded in a genomic region of Candidatus Dormiibacterota bacterium:
- the rpmE gene encoding 50S ribosomal protein L31: protein MKEKIHPTWYPEARVHCACGSTFTTGSTRKEIAVEICSACHPLFTGQQKLIDTAGRVDKFNQRAAIARRKQEEAAARSKERAAKKAAAEA from the coding sequence GTGAAAGAGAAGATCCACCCTACGTGGTATCCGGAGGCCCGCGTACACTGCGCCTGCGGGAGCACCTTCACCACCGGCTCGACCCGAAAAGAGATCGCGGTCGAGATCTGTTCGGCGTGCCATCCGCTCTTCACGGGCCAGCAGAAGCTGATCGACACGGCCGGACGCGTGGACAAGTTCAACCAGCGTGCCGCAATCGCACGGCGCAAGCAAGAGGAGGCGGCGGCTCGCTCCAAGGAACGCGCAGCGAAGAAGGCCGCGGCGGAAGCGTAA